A region of Pseudomonas marginalis DNA encodes the following proteins:
- a CDS encoding response regulator transcription factor, protein MIRVLVAEDHTIVREGIKQLIGLAKDLLVVGEASNGEQLLETLRHVPCEVVLLDISMPGVNGLEAIARIRALSNPPAILVLSMHDEAQMAARALKVGAAGYATKDSDPALLLMAIRKVAAGGRYIDPDLADRMVFEVGLTDSRPLHSLLSEREFSVFERLAQGANVNDIAQQLALSSKTISTHKARLMQKLNITSLAELVKYAMEHKLL, encoded by the coding sequence GTGATCCGTGTACTGGTAGCCGAAGACCACACCATCGTTCGTGAAGGCATCAAGCAATTGATCGGCCTGGCCAAGGACCTGCTGGTGGTGGGGGAGGCGAGTAATGGCGAGCAGTTGCTCGAGACCTTGCGCCATGTGCCTTGCGAGGTGGTGTTGCTGGACATCTCGATGCCAGGCGTGAATGGCCTGGAAGCGATTGCGCGCATTCGTGCGCTGAGCAATCCGCCGGCGATCCTGGTGCTGTCGATGCACGATGAGGCGCAAATGGCCGCTCGCGCCCTCAAGGTGGGTGCTGCGGGTTACGCCACCAAGGACAGCGACCCGGCGCTGCTGCTGATGGCGATTCGCAAGGTCGCGGCCGGCGGGCGCTACATCGACCCGGACCTGGCGGACCGCATGGTCTTCGAGGTCGGCCTGACTGACTCGAGGCCCTTGCATTCGCTGCTGTCCGAGCGTGAATTCTCAGTGTTCGAGCGCCTGGCCCAGGGCGCCAATGTCAATGACATCGCCCAGCAACTGGCGTTGAGCAGCAAGACCATCAGCACTCACAAGGCACGGCTGATGCAAAAGCTGAATATCACCTCCCTGGCCGAGCTGGTGAAGTACGCCATGGAGCACAAGCTCCTCTAA